The following coding sequences are from one Candidatus Binataceae bacterium window:
- a CDS encoding DUF933 domain-containing protein codes for MKTGIIGARGAGKSTVFHALTGLTPIPGTAEGKARARPGQIKVADPRLDFLETTYGSKKKVPVELTVLDFAPNPKEQKEGAALDVSLIPLIRDLDALLIVVAQFGGLNRDLMPTVESIESELVFADFDQAERRMERIKKDRSASDFEKAALEKVIKWLEEGKPLRLMELSSQELQTFASFGFLSRKPALAVVNCEMEAAASALTKAELDAIHARGLEVFCLAAAFESELWELDAAGQSEMLREAGLEAPARDRLITALYEHLGLITFYTAGEPEAHGWSLRRGETALAAASEIHTDIARGFIRAEVVSYEDFAVLKSDAKVKEAGKLRLEGKDYVMRDGDIIHIRFKV; via the coding sequence TTGAAGACCGGGATTATCGGTGCGCGCGGGGCAGGCAAATCGACGGTCTTTCACGCGCTGACGGGATTGACGCCGATTCCGGGAACGGCGGAAGGCAAAGCTCGCGCGCGGCCGGGACAGATCAAGGTAGCCGATCCACGGCTGGATTTTCTGGAAACGACCTACGGGTCCAAAAAGAAGGTTCCGGTCGAGCTTACCGTGCTCGACTTTGCACCCAATCCGAAAGAGCAGAAGGAGGGCGCCGCGCTCGACGTCAGCCTGATTCCGCTGATTCGCGACCTCGACGCGCTACTCATCGTGGTCGCGCAATTTGGCGGGCTGAATCGGGACCTCATGCCGACGGTCGAGAGTATCGAGAGTGAGCTGGTCTTCGCCGATTTCGATCAGGCCGAGCGCCGGATGGAGCGGATCAAGAAGGATCGCAGTGCGAGCGATTTTGAAAAAGCCGCGCTGGAGAAGGTCATCAAGTGGCTGGAAGAGGGAAAGCCCCTGCGGCTGATGGAGCTTTCGTCGCAGGAGTTGCAGACCTTTGCGAGCTTCGGCTTTCTGTCCCGCAAGCCGGCGCTCGCCGTCGTAAACTGCGAGATGGAGGCTGCGGCCTCCGCACTCACGAAGGCCGAACTCGACGCCATCCACGCGCGCGGCCTCGAAGTGTTCTGCCTGGCCGCCGCATTTGAGTCGGAGCTATGGGAGCTCGACGCGGCGGGACAAAGCGAGATGTTGCGTGAAGCAGGCCTGGAGGCGCCGGCCCGCGATCGTCTGATCACGGCGCTGTATGAGCATCTGGGGTTGATAACCTTCTACACCGCGGGCGAGCCAGAGGCACATGGTTGGTCGCTGCGGCGCGGAGAAACCGCGCTGGCAGCCGCCTCGGAAATTCATACTGACATCGCACGCGGATTCATCCGCGCCGAAGTGGTCAGCTATGAAGACTTCGCAGTGCTCAAGTCGGATGCCAAGGTCAAGGAGGCGGGAAAACTGCGGCTGGAGGGCAAAGACTACGTGATGCGCGATGGCGATATTATTCACATTCGCTTCAAAGTCTAG
- a CDS encoding DNA-directed RNA polymerase subunit alpha C-terminal domain-containing protein: MPMNEIFLRPVEGLSLSVRTSHGLRSADIKYVGELVQCTEQELLEIRNFGHKSLNEIKAILADLGLSLGMRLDN; this comes from the coding sequence ATGCCGATGAACGAGATCTTTCTTCGCCCAGTCGAGGGATTGTCGCTTTCGGTGCGTACGTCTCACGGATTGCGAAGCGCCGATATCAAATATGTTGGCGAGCTGGTGCAGTGCACTGAACAGGAACTGCTGGAGATCAGGAACTTTGGCCACAAGTCGCTCAATGAGATCAAAGCGATCCTCGCTGACTTGGGATTGTCTCTTGGGATGCGGCTCGACAATTAA